The following are encoded in a window of Carya illinoinensis cultivar Pawnee chromosome 15, C.illinoinensisPawnee_v1, whole genome shotgun sequence genomic DNA:
- the LOC122296488 gene encoding probable receptor-like protein kinase At1g11050 — protein MGASFSFPNSVRFIFLLFCIGFSIGSATSSCPMDLSYVETFPWNTSQCQQPNGKHCCQTLLSLLGVGIAQYLKDTSMFNLPDAASSSSCLSDLQTKLAALSIQPSWVPMCFKNSTQFVANPSLCAGIMTTQDWTKKLGPMNALDENCRGDINSLTRCGACLDAGMKVNSILKRLDPNGTICYYFVCLYAAGIVNEFGPKDVGTASCILALPLSSSADKSSNHWSRKTSTLLIFGCLGVIIGLLITFIVIKLYKRWDKKERQNGVHEDCVSSFKERVLPNTGAKWFHVSELEQATNGFSQMNLIGQGSSGIVYRGTLADGTWIAVKQILDLDSKKEEEFCNEVEIISKIRHRNLLSLRGCCVTSDTLKGTQRFLVYDFMLNGNLSDQLCISGAHEHGRKKLTWPQRKNIILDVAKGLEYLHYGITPAIYHRDIKATNILLDSEMKARVADFGLAKQSSEGQSHLTTRVAGTLGYLAPEYALYGQLTEKSDVYSFGIVVLEIMSGRKVLETSNSTVTLITDWAWMLAKSGNVNEIYDESIREEGPKGMMERFVLVGMLCAHLMVAFRPTISEALKMLEGDIDIPRLLDRPLPLGHQSFRSSLQQ, from the coding sequence ATGGGTGCGTCCTTTTCATTTCCGAATTCCGTTCGGTTTATCTTTCTCCTTTTCTGCATCGGTTTTTCAATCGGTTCAGCCACTTCCTCCTGTCCCATGGATCTCAGCTATGTCGAAACCTTCCCATGGAACACTTCACAGTGTCAACAGCCTAATGGGAAACACTGTTGCCAGACCCTTCTCAGCCTTCTTGGCGTGGGAATTGCCCAGTACCTCAAAGACACCTCCATGTTCAACCTCCCGGATGcagcttcttcatcttcttgccTTTCCGATCTCCAAACCAAGCTCGCCGCCTTGTCAATCCAGCCCTCTTGGGTCCctatgtgttttaaaaattcaacCCAGTTCGTTGCTAATCCTTCCCTTTGTGCTGGAATCATGACAACCCAAGATTGGACTAAAAAGCTTGGTCCAATGAATGCATTGGACGAAAATTGCCGGGGAGACATAAACTCGCTAACTCGGTGTGGCGCCTGCCTGGATGCTGGCATGAAGGTGAATTCCATATTGAAACGTCTAGACCCGAATGGCACAATTTGCTATTACTTTGTATGCTTATACGCTGCAGGGATTGTTAACGAGTTCGGTCCAAAGGATGTAGGGACTGCTTCTTGCATTCTAGCCTTGCCATTGTCTAGCTCAGCGGACAAGTCATCAAATCATTGGAGCAGAAAAACTTCAACGTTGTTGATTTTTGGATGCTTGGGTGTGATTATTGGTCTATTGATTACCTTTATAGTGATCAAGCTGTATAAGAGATGGGACAAGAAAGAAAGGCAAAATGGTGTGCATGAAGACTGTGTTAGTAGTTTCAAAGAACGCGTGTTACCCAACACAGGTGCAAAATGGTTTCATGTATCGGAGCTTGAACAAGCCACCAATGGATTTTCTCAGATGAATTTAATTGGTCAAGGCTCATCTGGGATTGTGTACAGAGGAACTCTTGCAGATGGCACTTGGATTGCAGTGAAGCAAATTCTTGATTTGGACtcgaaaaaggaagaagagttCTGCAATGAAGTCGAGATCATCAGCAAAATAAGGCACAGAAATCTTCTTTCTCTTCGTGGTTGTTGCGTTACAAGCGACACTCTGAAAGGGACTCAGAGGTTTTTGGTTTATGATTTCATGTTAAATGGTAATCTCAGCGATCAATTGTGCATTTCTGGAGCTCATGAACATGGTAGGAAGAAATTAACATGGCCTCAGCGCAAGAATATAATCCTTGATGTGGCCAAGGGGCTTGAATACTTGCATTATGGGATCACACCCGCCATTTATCACCGAGACATAAAAGCCACCAACATACTTCTAGACTCAGAAATGAAAGCTAGAGTGGCCGATTTCGGGTTGGCCAAGCAAAGCAGTGAAGGCCAGTCTCATCTCACCACCAGAGTTGCTGGCACTCTTGGTTACTTAGCACCTGAGTATGCTCTCTATGGGCAACTAACAGAGAAGAGtgatgtttatagttttggaatTGTTGTTCTTGAAATCATGAGTGGAAGGAAAGTGCTGGAAACATCAAATTCCACAGTGACATTGATCACTGACTGGGCTTGGATGCTTGCAAAATCAGGAAATGTGAATGAAATTTATGATGAGTCCATAAGGGAAGAAGGGCCAAAAGGTATGATGGAGAGGTTTGTTCTTGTTGGAATGCTTTGTGCTCATCTTATGGTTGCATTTAGGCCTACTATATCTGAGGCGCTTAAAATGTTGGAGGGTGACATTGATATTCCTAGATTACTAGACAGGCCATTGCCACTTGGTCACCAGTCATTTAGATCTTCTCTGCAGCAATAG